In Caulobacter segnis ATCC 21756, the sequence ATGGAGGCGTCCGTCACCGCCCTGATCGACCGGGTGTTCGGCCCCGGCCGTTTTGCCAAGTCCTCCGAGCGCCTGCGCGAGGGCAACGCGCTGTTGCCCGACTGTTCGTTCGTCGCCTTGCGCGATGGCCGTCCGGTGGGCTGCTGCCGGATGTGGCCGGTGACGATCGGCGGCGAGCCGGTCGCCTTCCTGGGCCCCTTGGCGGTTGATCCGGACGAGCGCAGCGCGGGTTTGGGCCAGGCCCTGGTCGAGAGCGCTTGCGAGGCCGCCCGCGCCGCCGGCTGGCGCGCGGTGCTGCTCGTCGGCGACGGCCCCTATTTCGGCCGGATCGGCTTCACCAACGCCCATACGGCCGACGTAGCCATGCCCGGCCCCGTGGACCAGCGCCGCGTTCTGCTGCTGCCGCTGCGGCAAGGCGGCGACGAGGGGCTCTCCGGCCCCGTCGCGATCGCGCCTGGAGCCCGCGCGACGTCATGATCGCTTGAGCCGGACGGCGGGACGGCCTAACTGATCGGTATGACCGACGCGCCCGCCAAGACTGGCCTGGAAGGCGTCGCCCAGGCCGCCAAGGACGCGGGGGCCTCCGGCGAACGCGGCCTGCCGCCGGTATGGCTGTGGAATCCGCCCCACTGCGGCGAGATCGACATCCGCATCCGCAAGGACGGCGTCTGGTTCCACGAAGGAACGCCCATCGGCCGGGAGGCGCTGGTGCGCCTGTTCTCGACGGTGCTGCGGCTCGACCCCGACGGCTACCACCTGGTCACGCCCGTCGAGAAGATGAAGATCACGGTCGAGGACGCGCCGTTCATCGCCACCCGCGTCGACCGGGACGGCGAGGCGCTCGTCTTCCAGACCAATGTCGGCGACACGGTCGTCGCCGGACCCGACAACGCCATCCGCGTCGAGATCGACCCCGAGACCGGCGAGCCGCGCCCCTATGTGCATGTCCGTCGGGGCCTCGAAGCCCTGATCGTCCGCCCGGTCTTCTATGAGCTGGTCGAGCTGGCGACGCCGAAGGACGGCGTCTGGGGCGTGACGTCGAACGGCGCCTTCTTCCCCGTCGCGCCTCCGGGATCGGCCCCGGCATGACGCGAGACGAACGCCGCGCCTGGATCGCCAGTCGCCTCGACCCGATCGACAGCTACGACCCCAGCCTCGCCAACCCGCTGCGGTCGGACTTCGACCTCAATCCCGGCCTGAAGTTCGACAATCCCCACGCCCTGCGTCCGGCCGCGGTGCTGGTCGGGCTGATCGAGCATGAGGAGGGGCTGACCGTCCTCCTGACCCGCCGCTCGGACACCCTGCGCAGCCACACGGGCCAGATCGCCTTCCCGGGCGGTCGCTGCGATCCGGGCGAGACGCCCTGGACCACCGCCCTGCGCGAGGCCAACGAGGAGGTGGGCCTGGATCCGGCCTGCGTGACCCTGGCCGGCCTGCTGCACGGCTACCAGACCGTGACGGGCTTCCACGTGACGCCGGTGGTCGGCTTCATCGATCCGCGCGCCCAGTTCACGCCGAGCCCCGAAGAGGTGGCGGACGTCTTCGAGACGCCGTTCGACTTCCTGATGGACCCCGCCAATCACCAGCGCCAGTATCGCGAGGCTCCCGGCGGTCGGCGGCACTTCTACGCCATGCCGTGGAACGACCGGTTCATCTGGGGCGCGACGGCGGGCATGCTGCGGTCGCTGTACGAGCGGCTCCATGACGACGCGCCCGAGGCGCTGACGGGCTGAAGGAGAACAAGGCTTGAGCGGCGTATCGATCGGCGCGCCCCCCTGGATGGCGGCGTCCCAGACGCGGGCGGTGATCGCGGCCCTGGAGGCCAAGGGCGGCGTCGGCTGCGCGCGCTTCGTCGGCGGCTGCGTCCGCAACACGCTGATGGGCAAGCCCGTCGACGACATCGACATCGCCACCACCCTGACGCCGGACCAGACGATCGAGGCGATCGAGCAGGCGGGGCTGCGCGCCGTGCCCACGGGCGTCGAGCACGGCACGGTCACCGCGCTGTCGGGTGGCCGCCCCTTCGAGGTCACGACCTTGCGCCGCGACGTCGCCACCGACGGTCGCCGGGCGGTGGTGGCCTTCACGCACGATTGGGGCGAGGACGCCCAGCGCCGCGACTTCCGCTTCAACGCCCTCTACGCCGACGCCGAAGGGACGGTCTACGACCCGGTGGGCCAAGGCGTGGAGGACGCGCGCGCCGGCCGGGTGGTGTTCGTCGGCGATCCGATGACCCGCATCCGCGAGGACTATCTGCGGATCCTGCGCTTCTTCCGCTTCCAGGCCTGGTACGGCCGGCTCGAGCCGGACGCCGAGGCGCTGGCCGCCTGCGCGGCGCTGAAGGACATGCTGCTGGGAGGCACGGCCGAGCGGATCCAGAAGGAACTGATGAAGACGCTGGCCGCCGACGATCCGCGGCCGGCCTTCCGCCTGATGGCCGCCACCGGCGTCCTGGCCGCGATCCTGCCGACGGTGGAGTCGCTGGCCCGTTTCGACGCCCTGGTCGCCATCGAGACCGAGCAACTGTTCGAGACCGATCCCGTGCTGCGCCTGGCCGCCCTGACGCCCGACGACAACGGCGCCAAGGCTCTGGCCGAGCGCCTGCGCCTGTCCAACGCCGACCGCGACCGCATCGTCGAGGCCAAGACCCCGGGCCCGACGATCGTCTCCTGGATGAGCCCGCGCGAGGCGCGTCGGGCGATCTACGCCCTGGGCTCCAGCGCCTTCCGCGACCAGGTCAAGCTGGCCTGGGCCGGGGCCGAGCGCGCCTCGACCGCGTCGCAGTGGCGGGCGCTGCTGGCGCTCGCCGAGACCTGGACGCCCCCGACCCTGCCGCTGACCGGCGAGGAGATCATGAAGGCCGGCGTGCCCAAGGGGCCCATGGTTGGCAAGGTGCTGCGCGAGGTCGAGCTCTGGTGGATCGACCAGGACTTCATCGAGGACAAGTTCAGCGTCATCGAACGCCTGAAGGCCGTCGCCCAGGGGATGGTCTATTGAACCGCTTGAGGATCGGCCTGCTCGAGACCGGCGAGCCG encodes:
- a CDS encoding DUF1285 domain-containing protein — translated: MTDAPAKTGLEGVAQAAKDAGASGERGLPPVWLWNPPHCGEIDIRIRKDGVWFHEGTPIGREALVRLFSTVLRLDPDGYHLVTPVEKMKITVEDAPFIATRVDRDGEALVFQTNVGDTVVAGPDNAIRVEIDPETGEPRPYVHVRRGLEALIVRPVFYELVELATPKDGVWGVTSNGAFFPVAPPGSAPA
- a CDS encoding CoA pyrophosphatase, which produces MTRDERRAWIASRLDPIDSYDPSLANPLRSDFDLNPGLKFDNPHALRPAAVLVGLIEHEEGLTVLLTRRSDTLRSHTGQIAFPGGRCDPGETPWTTALREANEEVGLDPACVTLAGLLHGYQTVTGFHVTPVVGFIDPRAQFTPSPEEVADVFETPFDFLMDPANHQRQYREAPGGRRHFYAMPWNDRFIWGATAGMLRSLYERLHDDAPEALTG
- a CDS encoding CCA tRNA nucleotidyltransferase, whose translation is MAASQTRAVIAALEAKGGVGCARFVGGCVRNTLMGKPVDDIDIATTLTPDQTIEAIEQAGLRAVPTGVEHGTVTALSGGRPFEVTTLRRDVATDGRRAVVAFTHDWGEDAQRRDFRFNALYADAEGTVYDPVGQGVEDARAGRVVFVGDPMTRIREDYLRILRFFRFQAWYGRLEPDAEALAACAALKDMLLGGTAERIQKELMKTLAADDPRPAFRLMAATGVLAAILPTVESLARFDALVAIETEQLFETDPVLRLAALTPDDNGAKALAERLRLSNADRDRIVEAKTPGPTIVSWMSPREARRAIYALGSSAFRDQVKLAWAGAERASTASQWRALLALAETWTPPTLPLTGEEIMKAGVPKGPMVGKVLREVELWWIDQDFIEDKFSVIERLKAVAQGMVY
- a CDS encoding GNAT family N-acetyltransferase — encoded protein: MTSVPQTLPASPAYPPLVLETPAMEASVTALIDRVFGPGRFAKSSERLREGNALLPDCSFVALRDGRPVGCCRMWPVTIGGEPVAFLGPLAVDPDERSAGLGQALVESACEAARAAGWRAVLLVGDGPYFGRIGFTNAHTADVAMPGPVDQRRVLLLPLRQGGDEGLSGPVAIAPGARATS